The DNA region ATCTAAACTCACCACCCAACCAATCATGAGTGAGATTGGAGCCCAAGCAAATAAGACCAGGTAAGGCTCACGCCAAGCGAGCAAGGTACAAGCCAATAGAGATGCCAGAAAAGCAAGCGCAAGAGGCGTTCCAATAATAAAGCCTAAAAGGAAAAGCGCTACAAATAGCCCTAGACCTAGGGCGATACGTGTAGACAAAGAACGACTGAACATTAAGCAAAGTATACCATAGAGAAGTCGTTCATGATACGCTTTTTCTATGCAAACAAGCCCCTATCACCTCCTACCAAAAGTATTAGACATCATCGATTGCCTACAACCGAAACGTATTTTAGATATTGGTTGCGGCGATGGTTTTGTTGGGCTTGCTATCCATCGTTATATCGACCAATCTATCCGATTAGATGGAATTGATAAAACAGCTACGAAGTCACCCTTATTATCAAGCGACTATCAGCTTTTTACAAAAATAGATTTTCGCTCTCTAGAGGCTAAGGATCTCCCGCACTATGATCTCGTTCTCTTGCTTGAGACACTTCAATCAGTCAATAAACGCGAAGGCAAAAAACTCTTAACGCAACTCCTTCAACAAAATAATAGCTTGCTTATTAGTGTTGATCGAAGCCAGTGGGACAAAGGGGATTTTGCTGAGCTGAGTAATGCGTTATTTCTATTTGATAGTGAACGCACCCTCGTTTTTTTAACAAAAGACCCTGAAAAAATAAAACAATTAAGAAAAAATAGAATTACCTCAAAATTATTACGCGGTATTGGTAGTTCAAAAACAGCTACTCGTATTATAAAACGTGTTACCAAAACAAAATCAAAGTAAGATACGAAAAAGCCCCTCTTGAAGTTCAAGAAGGGCTCATTTCAGTTTGCGCTAGAAGCGCTCAAGGACACCGCGCTTGATCAGAGCGCGCCGTTGCGGCAGACACCCGAAGATGTCGTACCCGTGATCGGCGAACCATTGCCAGCGGTGATCGACGCGTAGTCGCTATACCCGGAGGTAGAGGCGACACACGTACCACCGTAGTTATGCGCCATGTGGACGATGTAGACCGTCCCGTTGACGTTGACGCAACTGCGGATCGTCCAAGGAACACCCGTAGGCACTCCAGAGCACGAAACCACGGTATTGCCACCGCTCACAGCACACGAAGAGCCGGGCACCACACTCAGAGTGGTCGCATCGACGACCGTGGGCTGTGCCGTACACGGAACACCGTTGGTGTCGCTGCCCGTGAGGACAAAGACACGCGTGGCATTGCTCGTATTGAGCGTTGCACTGACCGTGGTCGTCCCAGAAGGACAACCCTCGTTCACCACACCGCTGCAGTTGTTGTCGAGCAAGTCACCGCAGACCTCAGTTGCACCGGGATTGACCGATGCATTGGAGGGACTGCAGTCGTTGTTGTTCGACACCTGACCAGACGGACAAACCGCGCCCGAGACGACGTTGACCGCGCCTGCACCGTAACCATCGTTGTCGGTGTCGGCGTAGCAATTGGTCGTCACGCAGCCTTCGTTCACCAGGGCATCGCAGTCGTTGTCGACCTGATCACCGCAGAGCTCAGCCGCGTTGGGGTGGGTGGTCGGCGCTGCATCGTTGCAGTCGCCATTGGCCGACGAGGTACCCGCGGGACACATGGCTGCGCTGTACACGAAGCCCGCTCCCACACCGTAGCCATCTGCGTCAGCGTCCGTGTAGCACGTGACACTCACACAAGACAGGTTCTCGTTGACCATGCCGTCGCAGTCGTTGTCGATCATGTCGCAGACCTCCAACTGGAGGGGGTTCTGTGACGCATTGGCGTCGTTGCAGTCCGAGTTGTTCGTCACGCGACCAGCGGGGCAGGAACCGTAGACCTGGAGGGCCGTACCGGTACCGAAGCCGTCGTTGTCGGCGTCGACGAAGCAACTCGTGATGATGCAGCCATCATCCACGATCGTATTGCAGTTCTGATCGATGGCATCGCCACAGACCTCGACCGCATTGGGGTGGATGGTATTGACGTTGTTGTTGCAGTCACCTGCAACCGTCACCTGTCCTGCGGGGCACGCCAGAGCCGCGAGGCTATTGGGTGCACCGGCGCCATAGCCATCACCATCGGTGTCGGCGTAGCACGTGATCACCTCGCACGAGAGACCGTCGTCGATCGTGAGATCGCAGTCGTCGTCGATGAGATTGCACATCTCAATTGCGCCGGGGTGAATTGTGTCGTCACCGTCGTCGCAGTCGTCGTCGAGACCAACCTGACCATCGGGACAGACCGCGGGAGCCGCAGCCGTACCATTGATCGGGTTTGCCACACCAGCGCCGTGACCATCACCGTCCGCGTCGACGTAGCAGAACACCATATTGCAGGTGAGTCCGTCGTCGGCCACGAGCGTGCAGTCGTCGTCGATCGTATTGCAGATCTCTATGGCACCGGGGAAGACCGCAGAAGAAGCGTCGTTGCAGTCACCGAAGATCGCCGAAGTACCCGAGGGGCACTGCGTCGTATTCGGCATGACCATACCGACACCGCTACCGAAGCCGTCCATGTCACCATCCGTGTAGCAGGTCGTCGCCATGCAAACGAGCATGTCGTCGATCGTACCGTCACAGTTGTCGTCGAAGCCGTTGCAGATCTCGGTGGCACCGGGATGGATCTGGTCGTTCGCGTCGTTGCACTCACCGCCGAGCTTTACCTCGCCAGCAAGACACGTCGTACCGATACGAACCACGCCCACACCCGTACCGAACCCGTCACCATCGGCGTCAGGGAAGCAGCGGACAGACTCGCAGGTGTTGCCACCATCGATCATTCCGTCGCAGTTGTCGTCGATGAGGTTGCAGATCTCGGTGGCACCAGGGTGCACAGCGGGATCGTTGGGAGCGCAGTCGTTGGGGACCGCGGACTCACCAGCGTTACAGCTGGTACCAAGGCGGGTCACGGGCAAGCCGTAACCGAAGCCATCGTCGTCGACATCCTCGTAGCAGTCGATCGACTCGCAGCTCAGACCTTCGTTGATCTGACCGTCGCAGTCGTTGTCGATGCCCGTGGGCAAGTCACAGATCTCGGGGGCACCCGGAAAGGTGCTCGAGACCGTATCATCGCAGTCGCCAGGGACCGTCGCCATACCAGCGCCGCAAGCGGCACCGTTATTGGCGAGGACACCGTCACCCGTTCCGAACCCGTCACCATCCGCATCGACGTAGCACGTCTGCTGAGAGCAGATGAGCGCGCCGCTTGGGGTGCTGTCGGGCGTACCGTCGCAGTCGTCGTCGAGACCGTTGCAGGTCTCGGCTTGCGGGGCCAGCGGGGTCGCGTTGCAGAACAACGTGGCCGTAGGCTTGTCGCAAGTGAAGGTGCCCGCTTGGGTACATTCACCGACTCCGTTGGTACAGGGCTCACCCATCACGCCGACGTTCGAGACGACACACCCAAGGGGGATGTCGGTTTGCACGCAGATCGTGTAGACACCCGGCGACAGCTGATACTGCCAGCCAAGGGGGCCACCGGGGCCACCGATCGTGCAGAAGCGACCATCGGTGGAGTTCACGCCGCCATCGGGATTCGACGGGACGGGAGCCACGCAGGTGCACTCGGTCCACGTGTTGTTGGCCGGGTCGCAGTACTGCGTCGCCTGGGGGCTGTAGCCCGGAGGGCAAGTGTTGGGGCAATAGTTGATGTCGCCCGGCTGATTGCCGGTCGAATCACAGGTGCCGGTGAGGGCAGCATGCGAATCCGAGGCATCGAACGGGCTGGCACAGCCAGCCTGAACGAGGACGAGCCCCAAGGTTGCCATCATGGCGACCTTGAGAAGGTTGAAATTTCTCATTTTCTCTCCTTGCGTATTTGATTACCCGGCACGCATCCGGGGTAGATAACTGATTGTAGGGTCCAATTAATGCAGCCGGGTTCTTATCCCAGAGATACATCAAGCTCAGCTTAACTATCATATTTATAAATAAATGTCAATCGTCTATAGGACAAAAATATCCTTATTCATATAATTCTGACTCTTTGAAAGACGTATTTGTAAAATAATGGCTAATATTAGCGCTATTTACTATTTAATGTAGAAAAATCCTGGGATAATAGTTTTTCTATTCTGCTATCTTTTCGGTATCATTACTGCCTGTGACCAAACTAACTCAAAAACGGTTCTCATCATTTGTGTAAGAGCTGGCGAATAAATAACGAGCACAGCGGGTTCTTTACCATGGGTAAAAAGATACGATTTTTGACCTGTGATCGCGAGTCCACCAGAAAAAGGAGCCTGATCAACATAACAAGCTCTTACATCGAATCTATTTGCATCAAAACTCGGTAAAGCACTCCCTCTTGGTGTCACAAGAACCGTACGACCATGTTGTAGACGCATTTGTCGATCGCGTTTATCACTCGCGGCTTCGATAATTCGATGAAAATACTCATCAATAACAAACCATTCCAAAAGCGCATCTTGGCTCATGGCGATCTCATCACGTAAACGCAAGATCTCGCTCATACCTTCGAAATACTGCACATGCGGCTTACCTTGACCGTCTTGAAAAGCAGCGAGCAATTCTTTCATCGAATCATTAAGGCGTTGCATGCGATATCGCATTGTCTCTAAATCTCCTGCGAGATTTTCTCTTAATCGTTCTGGAGAACGTGCGGTAAATACCGCTCTCCCTGCTTGCTCGCCTTCGATGACAAGACCTTTTTCTATCAATGACTCTAAGGCTGGATAGGTAGCCGTGCGATTTACGTGACTTTTTTCTGCGATCTCTTGCACGGAACTTGTACCGAGTATTAACAACGTTAAATAAATATCACTTTCGCGCTGTGTAAAGCCGCAATCTTTGAGCAGCGGTCGAATATGATCAAACATAAATTACCAATTGGTCAGTAGTGGCAAAATAATCTCAGCTGTTTTCTTCCATGAAAACTGTTCTTCGCGCCTTTTTCCTTTCTCGCTTAATTGCTGACGTAACTCGGTAGAGCGTAATTGGTTCATTTGTTCTGCCAGTTGTTGTGCAAAAGCCGGATTAAAAAACAAAGCATTGCCCTCCCCTGCAATCTCTGGCATTGAACTTGTACTTGCAGCGATTACTGGTGTACCGCACTTCATAGCTTCAAGCACCGGTATACCAAATCCTTCATACCATGAAGGCTGAGCATAATATTCTGCAGCAGATAAAAGCGCCCCTTTATCACTCTCTGCGAGATAACCGGTAAATAGAATATCGTCCACAAGACCGAGCTCTTGAATACGCTCACGCAAACGTTCAATACCAAATCCTTCACGACCCGCAAGAACAAGTTTTAAATCACGGTCATGTGTTTGTTGATAGTACAACGACAAAGCCTCAATCAATACACGAACATTTTTCTTTTCTTCGATGCGACCAATAAAAAGAACAAAACGTTGTGGTAATCCCATCTTTTGACGCAATAGATCTATCTGATCACTATTTGCTTCTTGCAAGGATTCTGAAACCGCGAGAGGCGCTACTGTTATTTGTTCGGATTTCGCTCCGTAAAAATTAATGATTTCTTGTTTTGAAAATTCTGACACCGTTACAATTCGAGGACAACGACGCACAATATCACGCGTGGTCCACTCATGATAAAGACGTTGTTTTAACGGATAGAGTTCTGGATGACGTCGAAAACCAACATCATGAATTGTGACGACATTTTTCTTTGGCGCGATAAGTGGCAATACATGCGCTGGTACAAATAAAACATCGGTAGGATTGCGCCACATCTCCCAAGACAAACGTAATTGCGTCCAAAGATACTTTGGTGGCCATAATAATCGCACTTCACTCCAATGTTTTGGCAAAGTGGCCAGAGCACCCGTCAATGAATCATTTGTTAACAGCGACCAAGAATCATTACTACTTGCTGTTAGCTTTTTTAATTCTTCGATCACATTTAACGCATACCACTCTACGCCGGTTTTTTGTACACGATTTGCGCGTGACGCTTCGATGCCGATTTTCATAACCGTAGGATAGCAAAATCTCTTCGGTTAGGAAGAGAAGACGCTACGTTTATAGAGATCGAGATTTTCGAGTGCGATGCCTGTGCCTTTTGCCACGCATTGCTGTGGGTTATCAGCCATAAAGGCAGGAACGCCGGTTGCTTCTGAAAAAAGACGATCTAAATTTCGTAATTGTGACGAACCTCCAGAGAGGACCATACCCTTTTGCATCACATCTGCCGAAAGCTCAGGAGGCGTGTTGCGTAAAACGTCTTTGATGGCATCAACGATTCCAGCGAGCTCATGTTGAATCGCGTCCGTTACATCATCAGAGGTCACGGTGATGACACGCGGCAAACCATTGATCATATCGCGACCCTTTACTTCGAGCTCTAGTTTTTCTTCGAGATAGAGTGCTGAACCGATACGGATTTTAATTTCTTCTGATGTACGCTCACCAATAGCGAGACCGTATTTACGACGAACATGTTCTTGAATAGCACCATCCAATTTATTGCCACCAATACGAACAGAAGAAGAAGCCACAATGCCACCCAAAGAAATAACAGCGATCTCAGAAGTGCCGCCGCCGATATCAATAATCATGTGTCCAGATGCTGAGCCAATTGGAATATCAGCACCAATAGCAGCAACAACAGGTTCTTTGATAATGTAAGCCGCTCTAGCACCAGCACTAATCGTGGCATCGATAACCGCACGACGTTCGGTAGAAGTGATACCACCCGGAACAGCAACCATTACCTCTGGACGAAACAAACGCACGCCTCCGAGCGCCTTATTAATAAAGTAACGTAGCATCGCCTCCGTGGTGCGGTAGTCAGCGATAACACCGTCTTTAAGTGGACGTTTTGCCACGATGGTGTCTGGAGTACGGCCAATCATGTCTTTTGCTTCTTTGCCTACGGCGAGTACTTTTTTATCTGCTAACGAAATCGCAACAACTGAAGGTTCGTTAATAATGATCCCTTTTTTTGGGATGTAGACGAGTACGGTCGTGGTGCCTAGATCGATACCAATTTTTTTTCCGAACATAGCTAGAAGGTAATATGAAAATCACGAGTCAGATCCCAAAACTTGGTATAACGGTAGTAGAGATCTCCCCACTCCACGCGGTCTTCAGGAGGAACCGCGTCTTTAATGTTCTTACCGAATGAGAGATCTAGCGTCAATTCACGCTTAGCTCCTGGTTGTTTTTGGGCCAAAAGCACATATTCACCCTTTTGTACCTGAGACAAGATACGTGGCGGTAATTTATAGGTAAATGAGATTGTATTACGAGATGCGAGATCAACGGACCAGTGACAGCCAAAAACCTGCTTACCTAATTCTTTATACACATCCGGTCGACAGCCGGTTGCGGTAATAAATTCTGAACCCTCAGGCACATAGACCCTGGTATAACTACGATACCTTGTATAACGCCAATCCGCGGTTTGTGCATTATTTCGATATTGAAGTTTTGTTGTTGCTATAAGATCACCGTTAGCATCTTCGTTAATACTATAGAGCACTTCTTTATCAACAACACCATCCGTTTTTTGCGCATTAATATTTGCATCAACAACCCAGAGATAGTCGTTATCTGTTGCAAGCGTTCTCCCCGCCCAGCCACGTCGATCAAGCACCTCTTGTGTGGACTTATCTTTTACAGCAACGATCATATCTCCCTGATTAAGCGACTGAGTCACCACAGTTAACAGTGTAGGCCAAGAAGATGCCGGCAAGGTCATAAGACGCTGAATAAGCGCATCCCCTACTTGTTTTACGATCTCTTTGCGTTGTGCGACGGGCTTACCTTCAAATAAAAAGCCTTGGTCAACATCAAATTGCAACTTATCAAAAAAGTTTGCCTCATCAAATACACGACCCTCAACGGTGATAGGACCCGTTAAACGCAAGAAGCCCTTAAAAATTTCTGGTGTTAAGAAAATAACACCGTCAACATGAACATTTTTATTTCGACCTAAGGCATTTTCGCGAACATAAAAGTCCATAATTGTTGCCGCAGAAGAAGGCGCATCAGGGGACCAGTTTGCATCACGTAGATAGAAAACTTTGTTTAAAAATTGTCCTGCTAGACCGATTGGTTGTGGCTCGTTCCATTTGCCATCAACAGATTGATCGAGAGCGTACACATCCTCGAATTCAAAAGATTCAAGATGACCCGCATCAACCGTAACAACGCCAATATTTCCGATAAAGCCACCTGTTGGACGTAACTCGTCACTATTTTGCAATAAAACTAGATAGGTTTTTTGTTCTGGAACGCCGGATAGCGGTACGAGCCACTCAAGAACATCAACAGCATTTTTTAATGCTGTATCAGCTTCGGCCAGCCGATTTGCATAAGGAGCGATGACTTCTCGCACTGGTAATAACAATTCTTCTTGTGGGATTTGTGACCATGTATTTGAAGCAATAGCAATACGTTCTCGCGCTAAACGTAATTTTGGCAATAACTCGTAGAGCTTTGCCATAATCGCCTTTCGCTCATCACTTGTAAGATCTTGATACGAACGATTACTACCAATCACTTGCCCAGGGAGCGCGGCTTCGTTTAATGCCTCATTTATCTCTCGAGCCACTTGAACAAGTTCGCGTGCTCCGGCGATAGCGGATCCGCCTACACGACTAACAGACTCAAGCGACTGAATACGAGTACCGATCCAAGGTGCATAGCGCCAAGCGCCAAAGGCCTTAAAACCTTTTTGCACATCCGCCAAACCAGCTTCGGCAATAAGAAGATCTTCGTCAGCACCGGCAAAATCAAGACTCGCGACGCGCTCTGGTAAACGCTTTAGTGCACTCCTAGCCGTAAGCGCACCAGTACTAGCAAGTGCCGAACCATAAAGAACAGGTAAAATAAACACCACAACAAGAAGCGTTACGAAAAGTGCAACGGGCCATCCCATGCCTTTAAGCCATGACGGCCACTTTGTCGGTTTTTTATTTAACGAAGCATCTGTATGCGATGTTACTTCGTGTAGTAGATTTGGAGACTCATGCGACATATCCCCTATGATACACGGGGATGCCGTTTGCCGCGATGTTTTGCAAAATAATAGAGAGCGCTTTTGATATGCTCACGCGCAATGCGATTTGTAATAATGTCTAATGGCGTACGCAAACGACTCTCGCGTTTATGATAATGAACGATTCTTGCATGCGGGTAATAGGTAACCTTGTGACCCGCCTCCCAAGCTCGGCGGCACAAGTCGGTGTCTTCAAAGTACATAAAGAATCTGTCATCAAAACCCTTTAGAGCCTCGAGAATCGGCCGACGGATGAGCATGGCGGAACCCATAATCCAATCAACATCTTGTATTTGCTCGCGATTCATCGTTTTTAAAAGATAACGATCAAGGGTTCGCTTTGCCCATGGTAATGCCCCTAAAATGGTACGACGATACACGGGCACCATAATAGAAGGAAATGCATAACAGTTATCCTGATCTGATCCGTCTGGGTTTGTTGTTCGTGGACCTGAGATGGCAACTTCTTCGGATTCATCCATCCACTGGACCCAACGCTCTAACTCCCCAGAGAAAAGAAGGACATCTGGATTTACTAAGGCAATATACTGACCCGTCGCTTGCTCTAATGCAAGGTTATTACCTCGACCAAAACCTACATTGCCACCAGCGGATAGATACGTCACCCATGGGTACTTTGTTTCGATCATCTCCTGAAGGCCATCGCCACCGTCACAATCAACGACAATATACTCATAATCAAAAGCAAGCGCTGCATCTTGAACGCTTTGCAATAAATGTCTAATGAGATGTGCCGAACGATAGTTTACCGTGACAAAACTCACCTTTGGTCGAGTGATCGACATGCCGCACATGTATCAGATTTTGTCCGCTCCGACAAGGGGCGTGAACCATGATCGACGTTTTGAAGCGCCGATACTTTGTGCGCGAAAACGGTAATGCCAGCGGTATGCGACGAAACGCTGTTTCCAATAATCCAACGTTTGAGGCCACTGCTTGGGGCTGACAATGAAGAGCAGCCACCCATAAAGCATACGGATAAACAACCAAGGAAAATGTCTTAACCGCCACCAACCATTATCCATAGCGGATTCTGCAATACGAAAACAGCGATACATCTCGAGAGAGGATTTGCCACGATCAAGTGATAAGCTAGCAGGCCACCAAATAGCCGCATCGTCTAAACGTTCTGAAAGTGTGCCGGTAGCTGTTAATACAGCTAATAGATGTTCGGGCGAACATGGCAAAATCGAACGCTCGTCTAGCCACTCTGCCATCTCTGGCGTTGAGAGCTCTGCGGCACGCACGATAAAAGCGTGAGGCGCTGGAGCAAACCACACCATCGGCGAAACAAGCTCCTTACGATCACGACCCTGAAGCAAATGAATAGGACGACGAAAACGATTGAGCGCTTGTCCTGCTGAAAGAATCGTCGGAGAAAAAGTATAAACGCGACGTTCGTCACTATCTTGCTCTTGCGAAGCAGCGCAGACCGTGGCACCAAGCATCCCAATCTCTGGCTCGCGATCAAGTTTTTCAAGAAAGCGTTTGAGCGCCTCTTGCCCAAATAAGACACCAGGACGAACAAAAACGAGATACCGCTTTGATAAGTCTTGACCTTCCCATCGGCTGAGCGCAAAACGAATAGCGCGTTTCCAACAAAGTGAGAGCTCTTGTCTTTTTGCTTGTCGCAAAACAACAGTTTTTACATCTTCTTCGAGCGCCTCAGATCTATCTGGGGTGTTTTGCACAACAAGTGACTGCCATTCTTCTGTTGTTTGACCTTCTAATGTTGATCTCGTTTCTTGCCAAAGCGTTTCATCTCCATCCAAAACGGCAACGGTCATTAGTCGTGTAGCTGACTGCATATCATGATCGTTGTTTTGTCTCTTTTCGTTTTAATGTGACATTAAAACCTAGAGGCTTATTAAGCATCATACGTGTTTGTGCATCGATTGCAGGGATGGATCCAAAGAGAATCAAGGTCACTGGAGCCAATAACCACTGTAAAACGATCGTAAGATAAGCAAATGGCCTTGGATAGCGGTGTGGTATAGGCGGTAATAATGTTAAGGCAAGACCCGCTGAAACAAACATACCGAGCAACGAAAGTCGCATCAGCCATTGCAAGGTAAAAGGCGTATTTTGAAAGATGGCATACGAACGAAATGCTTCTGGCGCCACGAAAAATGGTAAGAACCCTAAAACCGTAATAAGCAAAGGCGCCGTCGCCCAGGTTAAAGTTCCTTCAAATTGCTTAAAAATCCATACCGTCTTTTCCCATCGAGGCATTTCTTTATCTTTAGAAAATTTCTCGATCATATAAGGAAAATTTTCTACTCCCCAAGCCCAACGTCTCAGTTGTTTATAGAGAGCTGGTAAGGCCTGAAAGTATTTGCCTGTCATTACCGTGTCCATCGATACAGGGAGATGAATGGGAATAACGTGATAATCACCATGATAACGAACAAGACCCTGTAAGAAAATACGAGAGTCTTCTGAAACAATGTCTTTTTGCCAATACCCTACATCCATAAGCATGCGCAAAGACATTGAGTGAGATGAAAACGTCATCATTCCTTCTGGACGAGCGAGTTCCGTCATTAACCAAAACGTTGTACCAAACATTGCTACGCGTACAGCCGCTGGAGACTCCCAAAGATTATTATTATAAAGCGCTACCGGCTGATACGAGCAACGCGTTGGTACAGGGGCGTTTAAATACTCCCAAGAAACACTCGAAAAGTATTGAGGGTGAACAATAGTATCGATATCAAACGAAGAAACCACCGTCCAATCAGGATCAATACCCGCTGCCAATAATGTGGGCTCTATAACTTTTGCTGCAAAATTTAAATTTGAACCTTTACCAGGAATCTCATCAGGTAAGCCTGCGGGGTGTACCGTAGAATAAAGCCCAGCAAAAACCCCTTGAAACTCAGGAAAGACTGTATCTACGATTGTACGAAAATTTGCCTCATCTCTCCCCTCGCCAGCGATCACGATAAACATCCGTTCTGACGGATAAGTTGTTTTAGATAATGAGTGCAACGTTTCACGAATAACTTCTAAAGGCTCTTTGTACGTTGGTAAAAAAATCACGTGCCGCAACTTATCGTAATGCGGCAATAGTCGCGCTTCTGACTCCCAATCTCTTTTGATTGCCTTGCGATAGCGCCACCAAGAGAGAATAAGAAACGGCGCAAAGTAGGTAATACGTAATAACCAATACAAATCAAAAACAATGATAAAATACACCATCCAAAGTGGACGAATGAAGGAAAATAACGTTGCTAAAAGCAAAACGGTCCAGGTTGTCGCGCCGGGTAAAATTTCAAAAAAACGTTTTTGAGAAAATTTCATGCTTTTGGAAGCGTAATATTGGGCTCTGCGTCGTAAACCGGGGCTAGATATTCTGTAGCGCTATAGGAATTTGTATCAAGCTGATCTTGAGCAACTTTGACTGTTTCTTGATCACCAAGATAATGCAATCCTACTAACGGTATAGACTTTAGTCTAGCAATAAGATTTGCGTCGAGCACACCCGTGCGAATGGCCGAAAAAGATCCTGGACCCGATATACAAAAAATACCTTCTAAATCACCCATATTTTTTGCCACCGCAGGAAGCAGCTTTTGACCACGGCCCTCAATTATTTTTAACCGAGGTTCTCCGTTCTTTTTCAGCAACGCATAACGAATAACACCGGATTCATGCGTATCGATATAGAGCCATGACATAGCTACACTTCTGTTCGTTCGTGCAACTTACTCACAATAACCGTTTGAGGAGACTCTAAGATCGCGTATAAAAACGATCGGTCATGTCTTTGCGATAGCGATATTCTTCATTCGTCATCACGGTAAAGTTAATCTCAAACCCTAGCTGCTTTTCTGCATCGACAACAAGAGCTTTAAGCTTTGTCATTGGTAGACGATCTGCTACCACAAAAAGATCCACAGGAGCTGACCCCTGCTTACCTAAAAAGGCACCGTGCAAAGACAGATGACGTATGTCACCTAACTCAAGGATAGACTTATCGAGTCTACCACCCATCATTACCTGTGCTCGCAAGATTAATGCTGTGAGCTCATCAAGAAGAGTAAAATTTGGATTCACACGATAATACTTCTTTTTTGTTGCGGATACTTTTTTGCCTTTTACGGGTTTTTCTTCATCAATAATCTCTTCGATAAGCCCAATATCCACAAGATTCTTGATTTCGCGACGTACGGCGTTAATTTGAGTACTGATGCGACGGGTTAATTCACGTACAAAAATAGCTTCGTCCGGGTTTCGCAAGAAGAGGCTGAGGAGCTTTACGCGGGTACGAGAACCAAAAAGGTGTTCAAGCATACAATTAGTATAAGATTGCCCTACTTGTGGCGCCTTGACAAGTTTGTGCAATTATCCCTGTTTTCACTCGACGCATTGCCCAGTCCACCCTATACTCTATCTATTCTATGGAGCAGACTATCAGATTGGCAGAAATCGAAGTAAGCCGTGATATTGAGCAAGAACGCATTGTTGGGCTTTTTCGTTATCAAGATGAAAAACTTGGCACCAAGAGTCCTCAATTGTTGCTCATGGCGGACATCGCATCTTCGCTTTATGTCTATGAACAACTATTGGACACATTAAATGATGCCGCCGAACGTGTTTATCGCCAGCTCTCGTCTACAAACACTGAACCGATGTCACGATTTGAAAAAATCGTAAAAAGACTGAATGACGCCGTGAGTCAATTTGTGGCATCAGAACCATCAGAAATGAATTGGGGTCGAGTAAGTCTTTATGTCTTTGAAATTCATGACAAATCATTGTGCGTAAGTGGTATCGGTCACCTTAGT from Candidatus Nomurabacteria bacterium includes:
- a CDS encoding DUF4012 domain-containing protein, which codes for MSHESPNLLHEVTSHTDASLNKKPTKWPSWLKGMGWPVALFVTLLVVVFILPVLYGSALASTGALTARSALKRLPERVASLDFAGADEDLLIAEAGLADVQKGFKAFGAWRYAPWIGTRIQSLESVSRVGGSAIAGARELVQVAREINEALNEAALPGQVIGSNRSYQDLTSDERKAIMAKLYELLPKLRLARERIAIASNTWSQIPQEELLLPVREVIAPYANRLAEADTALKNAVDVLEWLVPLSGVPEQKTYLVLLQNSDELRPTGGFIGNIGVVTVDAGHLESFEFEDVYALDQSVDGKWNEPQPIGLAGQFLNKVFYLRDANWSPDAPSSAATIMDFYVRENALGRNKNVHVDGVIFLTPEIFKGFLRLTGPITVEGRVFDEANFFDKLQFDVDQGFLFEGKPVAQRKEIVKQVGDALIQRLMTLPASSWPTLLTVVTQSLNQGDMIVAVKDKSTQEVLDRRGWAGRTLATDNDYLWVVDANINAQKTDGVVDKEVLYSINEDANGDLIATTKLQYRNNAQTADWRYTRYRSYTRVYVPEGSEFITATGCRPDVYKELGKQVFGCHWSVDLASRNTISFTYKLPPRILSQVQKGEYVLLAQKQPGAKRELTLDLSFGKNIKDAVPPEDRVEWGDLYYRYTKFWDLTRDFHITF
- a CDS encoding glycosyltransferase family 2 protein, which codes for MSITRPKVSFVTVNYRSAHLIRHLLQSVQDAALAFDYEYIVVDCDGGDGLQEMIETKYPWVTYLSAGGNVGFGRGNNLALEQATGQYIALVNPDVLLFSGELERWVQWMDESEEVAISGPRTTNPDGSDQDNCYAFPSIMVPVYRRTILGALPWAKRTLDRYLLKTMNREQIQDVDWIMGSAMLIRRPILEALKGFDDRFFMYFEDTDLCRRAWEAGHKVTYYPHARIVHYHKRESRLRTPLDIITNRIAREHIKSALYYFAKHRGKRHPRVS
- a CDS encoding glycosyltransferase family 2 protein; the protein is MKFSQKRFFEILPGATTWTVLLLATLFSFIRPLWMVYFIIVFDLYWLLRITYFAPFLILSWWRYRKAIKRDWESEARLLPHYDKLRHVIFLPTYKEPLEVIRETLHSLSKTTYPSERMFIVIAGEGRDEANFRTIVDTVFPEFQGVFAGLYSTVHPAGLPDEIPGKGSNLNFAAKVIEPTLLAAGIDPDWTVVSSFDIDTIVHPQYFSSVSWEYLNAPVPTRCSYQPVALYNNNLWESPAAVRVAMFGTTFWLMTELARPEGMMTFSSHSMSLRMLMDVGYWQKDIVSEDSRIFLQGLVRYHGDYHVIPIHLPVSMDTVMTGKYFQALPALYKQLRRWAWGVENFPYMIEKFSKDKEMPRWEKTVWIFKQFEGTLTWATAPLLITVLGFLPFFVAPEAFRSYAIFQNTPFTLQWLMRLSLLGMFVSAGLALTLLPPIPHRYPRPFAYLTIVLQWLLAPVTLILFGSIPAIDAQTRMMLNKPLGFNVTLKRKETKQRS